A genomic segment from Pollutimonas thiosulfatoxidans encodes:
- a CDS encoding aminotransferase-like domain-containing protein, with protein sequence MDSYTLPYTFSQRAQQLTSSTIREILKVTERPEIISFAGGLPAPDGFPVDVINQAYDTVLANSGRSALQYGPTEGYAPLRAWVAEDLKRVGASVDADEVLIVSGSQQALDMLGKLFIDPGSKVLVEAPSYLGAIQSFSLFEPSYQAVPTDDGGLIPAGLTNDVAAGARFIYVLPNFQNPTGLTLSLERRQALVERCAALQVPIIEDDPYGDLRYAGTAQPGLLGLGRAVGATVIRLGSFSKVLAPGLRLGYIVAPRPIISKLVQIKQATDLHTATLTQMAVYETVKTGFLTEHLPKVRDIYKAQCGYMLDAMDEHFPATVSWTRPEGGMFIWVTLPSHIDGTELLARAIARNVAFVPGAPFFAGAHPQTNTLRLSFVTVPEARIREGIAILGALIKES encoded by the coding sequence ATGGATTCGTACACCCTCCCTTATACTTTTTCGCAGCGCGCGCAGCAACTGACCAGTTCAACGATTCGAGAGATCCTGAAAGTTACCGAGCGACCGGAGATCATATCTTTTGCCGGCGGTTTGCCGGCTCCTGATGGCTTCCCGGTGGACGTCATCAATCAGGCCTACGACACGGTATTGGCGAACAGCGGGCGCTCGGCCCTGCAGTATGGTCCGACGGAAGGCTATGCGCCCTTGCGCGCGTGGGTTGCCGAAGACCTCAAGCGGGTGGGTGCCAGCGTCGACGCCGACGAAGTCCTGATCGTTTCCGGCTCACAGCAAGCCCTCGATATGCTGGGCAAGCTGTTTATAGATCCTGGCAGCAAGGTCCTGGTCGAAGCCCCCAGCTACCTGGGTGCCATCCAGTCCTTTTCGTTGTTCGAGCCCAGCTACCAGGCGGTGCCGACGGACGATGGCGGGCTGATACCAGCGGGCCTCACCAACGACGTCGCCGCCGGCGCTCGCTTTATCTACGTGCTGCCCAACTTCCAGAATCCCACCGGGCTGACGCTTAGCCTGGAGCGCCGTCAGGCCTTGGTCGAGCGCTGCGCGGCGCTTCAGGTTCCCATCATCGAAGACGATCCCTATGGCGACCTGCGCTATGCAGGTACGGCGCAACCGGGCTTGCTCGGGCTGGGGCGCGCTGTGGGCGCGACCGTCATACGGCTGGGCTCTTTCTCGAAGGTGCTTGCTCCCGGTTTGCGCCTGGGCTATATCGTTGCGCCCCGTCCAATTATCTCCAAGCTGGTGCAGATCAAACAGGCCACCGACTTGCACACCGCGACCTTGACGCAGATGGCCGTCTACGAAACCGTCAAGACCGGTTTCCTGACCGAGCACCTGCCCAAGGTGCGCGACATCTACAAAGCCCAGTGCGGCTATATGCTGGACGCCATGGACGAGCACTTTCCGGCAACGGTCAGTTGGACGCGTCCTGAAGGCGGCATGTTCATCTGGGTGACCCTGCCATCCCATATTGACGGGACCGAGCTTCTGGCTCGGGCCATTGCGCGCAATGTGGCGTTTGTGCCAGGAGCCCCCTTCTTTGCCGGCGCCCATCCCCAGACCAATACCCTGCGGCTTAGCTTCGTAACGGTTCCCGAGGCCCGGATCCGCGAGGGCATCGCCATTTTGGGCGCCTTGATCAAAGAAAGCTGA
- a CDS encoding 2OG-Fe(II) oxygenase, whose amino-acid sequence MLATSALDDTLIDTLAQRGWVVSDELISPELHHGLLSSCRQHWDAGDFKPAAVGKGKALARHPRIRNDSIYWIEAEQAQGPVRQFLDWTETLREQLNRELFAGLKSTEFHFARYPQGGVYKKHLDQHKGQAHRSISLVLYLNQTWTDDDGGQLCLYATDDNTRELARVLPQAGRLVLFRSDLVPHAVLPCSQTRWSLSGWFRTDATLLPVAPL is encoded by the coding sequence ATGCTGGCGACTTCGGCTCTTGACGATACCTTGATCGACACACTGGCCCAGCGCGGCTGGGTAGTTTCTGACGAACTGATTTCGCCGGAGCTTCATCACGGGCTACTGTCCAGCTGCCGGCAACACTGGGACGCCGGCGACTTCAAGCCGGCGGCCGTTGGGAAGGGCAAAGCCCTGGCGCGGCACCCGCGCATACGAAACGACTCAATTTACTGGATAGAAGCAGAGCAGGCCCAGGGGCCTGTGCGCCAGTTCCTGGACTGGACCGAGACACTGCGTGAACAGCTGAATCGTGAACTATTCGCCGGGCTGAAAAGCACTGAGTTCCATTTTGCGCGCTACCCTCAAGGCGGCGTCTACAAGAAGCATCTGGACCAGCACAAGGGACAGGCTCACCGCAGCATTTCCCTGGTGCTTTATCTGAACCAGACCTGGACAGACGACGACGGCGGCCAGCTTTGCCTATATGCCACCGACGACAATACGCGGGAACTTGCCCGCGTATTGCCGCAAGCCGGCCGTCTGGTCCTCTTTCGCAGCGACCTGGTGCCACACGCTGTGCTGCCGTGCAGCCAGACGCGCTGGAGTCTATCGGGCTGGTTCCGTACCGACGCAACCTTGCTGCCTGTCGCGCCCTTATGA
- the ssb gene encoding single-stranded DNA-binding protein — MASVNKVILIGNLGRDPEVRYSPDGAAICNISIATTSQWKDKTTGEKREETEWHRVVFYNRLAEIAGEYLKKGRAVYVEGRLKTRKWQDKDTGADRYSTDIVADQMQMLGGRDGDSGGGGGGGDYNQAPAGQQQQRAQRPAQGRPAAPAASPAANLADMDDDIPF, encoded by the coding sequence ATGGCCTCAGTAAACAAAGTCATTCTCATCGGCAACCTCGGGCGAGATCCCGAAGTGCGCTACAGCCCCGACGGTGCCGCCATCTGCAACATTTCCATCGCCACCACGTCGCAATGGAAAGACAAGACCACGGGCGAAAAACGCGAAGAAACCGAATGGCACCGCGTGGTGTTCTATAACCGCCTGGCCGAAATCGCCGGCGAATACCTCAAGAAAGGCCGTGCCGTCTATGTGGAAGGCCGTCTAAAGACGCGCAAATGGCAAGACAAAGACACCGGCGCTGATCGCTACAGCACCGATATCGTGGCCGACCAAATGCAGATGCTGGGTGGTCGCGACGGCGACTCGGGCGGCGGTGGTGGTGGCGGTGACTACAACCAGGCTCCCGCCGGGCAGCAGCAACAACGTGCGCAGCGCCCTGCGCAGGGTCGTCCTGCCGCGCCTGCGGCATCGCCGGCAGCCAATCTGGCTGATATGGACGACGATATCCCCTTCTAA
- a CDS encoding TRAP transporter small permease: MPVADHTSSRLLKKIADGLFRLLTVAIAFSMLLMLLLVFGNVVMRYVFNSGINISEEVARMCFVWLIFIGAVLAFRAKQHLAISMLITRFSPRWQKIVHVLRQLIILTVLGLLIEGGWAQTVIGLSTVTPVSGVPIAVFSGAVWFCATAMAVMTLIDLWIALRTPATAENTATFMTSLDYIEDI; encoded by the coding sequence ATGCCCGTCGCGGACCACACCAGCAGCCGTCTTCTGAAAAAAATCGCCGACGGCTTGTTCCGCTTGCTGACGGTGGCTATTGCGTTCAGCATGCTATTGATGCTGCTGCTGGTGTTCGGCAATGTTGTCATGCGCTACGTATTCAATTCGGGCATCAACATTTCCGAAGAAGTGGCCCGCATGTGTTTTGTGTGGCTGATTTTCATTGGCGCCGTGCTGGCTTTTCGCGCCAAGCAGCACCTCGCCATCAGCATGCTTATTACGCGGTTCTCACCCCGATGGCAAAAAATCGTACACGTGCTGCGCCAGTTGATCATTCTGACCGTACTCGGCCTGCTGATTGAAGGCGGCTGGGCCCAAACCGTTATTGGCCTGAGCACGGTAACGCCGGTTTCGGGTGTTCCCATTGCCGTCTTCAGCGGCGCCGTCTGGTTCTGCGCAACGGCCATGGCAGTAATGACGCTGATCGATCTCTGGATTGCCTTACGCACCCCCGCGACCGCTGAAAACACAGCGACCTTCATGACCTCGCTCGACTACATCGAAGACATCTGA
- a CDS encoding TRAP transporter substrate-binding protein, protein MSRLLNTFSLKRIAIGFTAAAALSLASHSVMAQDVQKRVIRFGYGLAEESPTGKATRYFADKVKELSDGKLDVRTYGNGSLGSDEQMQNALIGGSQEMTFVSTAPLAGLVKEFGVFDLPFLFDNEKVADYVLDGPEGRKLLDMLNDKGLVALLYWENGFRNITNSNREIKAASDLEGIKLRVMQNQVALSVFNGLGANAIPMPFTELFTALETKTVDGQENPLSTIQTSKFYEVQPYLTISNHVYTPFVLLASKKWWDKLSADEKKIIETAAKDSQQYQRKISREANVEALAYLKDQGVKVSQFSTAEKEAIRDKLEPILADLKVKIGAPTVDAILAEAKKGESQ, encoded by the coding sequence ATGTCACGATTACTGAACACATTTAGCTTAAAACGCATAGCCATCGGCTTTACGGCGGCCGCCGCCCTTAGCCTGGCTTCTCATAGCGTCATGGCGCAAGACGTCCAGAAGCGCGTTATTCGCTTCGGTTACGGCCTGGCCGAGGAAAGCCCCACGGGCAAGGCTACGCGCTACTTTGCCGATAAGGTCAAAGAGCTTAGCGATGGCAAGCTTGACGTACGCACCTACGGCAATGGCTCCCTGGGTTCCGATGAGCAGATGCAGAACGCACTGATCGGCGGATCGCAAGAGATGACCTTTGTATCGACCGCACCATTGGCCGGGCTGGTCAAGGAGTTTGGCGTTTTCGACCTGCCCTTCCTGTTCGATAACGAGAAAGTCGCCGACTATGTCCTGGACGGTCCCGAAGGACGCAAGCTGCTGGACATGCTGAACGACAAGGGCCTGGTCGCCTTGCTGTACTGGGAAAACGGCTTCCGTAACATCACGAACTCGAACCGCGAGATCAAAGCCGCTTCCGATCTGGAAGGCATCAAGCTGCGCGTGATGCAAAACCAGGTTGCATTAAGCGTGTTCAATGGCCTGGGCGCCAACGCGATCCCCATGCCGTTTACTGAGCTCTTCACCGCACTGGAAACCAAAACCGTCGACGGCCAAGAGAACCCGCTAAGCACCATCCAGACCAGCAAGTTCTACGAGGTCCAGCCCTACCTGACCATTTCCAACCACGTCTACACACCGTTCGTGTTGCTGGCGTCGAAAAAATGGTGGGACAAGCTGTCGGCCGACGAGAAGAAAATCATCGAAACCGCTGCCAAGGACTCCCAGCAATATCAGCGCAAGATCAGCCGCGAAGCCAACGTGGAAGCACTTGCCTACCTGAAAGACCAGGGCGTGAAAGTATCGCAGTTCTCGACCGCAGAGAAAGAAGCCATCCGCGACAAACTTGAACCGATCCTGGCCGACCTGAAAGTGAAGATCGGCGCGCCAACCGTCGACGCCATCCTGGCTGAAGCCAAGAAAGGCGAATCGCAGTAA
- a CDS encoding aromatic ring-hydroxylating dioxygenase subunit alpha: MFLKNAWYVAANDHEIGRQLHPTRILGEDVVMYRSLAGKVVALHDACPHRKLPLSMGRLLDDTVECGYHGLTFDCSGNCVRAPGLVHAPQRAVVRSYPTVERYGLVWIWMGEPAQADPGTIMQVEHWGDPAWGLNRGDGMTVKCNYLYLTDNLLDPSHVSWVHQSSFGSPDLVGLPLKTQVSEDGVTVSRWMRDVEVAPFYAKFVKFSGRCDRKQHYEMRVPAHALIKAIFTPAGTGSDHEPYHPDVFLMDSYNFLTPVDATTTRYFWFQMRNFSPDDESVSQQFAEDVRHAFQEDRVILEAVQAGMDKSPSTMHLPLDSGPLKFRQKIKARIVAEQEQHQAA; this comes from the coding sequence ATGTTTTTAAAAAATGCCTGGTACGTGGCGGCCAACGACCATGAAATCGGCCGCCAATTGCACCCCACCCGGATCCTGGGCGAGGATGTGGTCATGTACCGCAGCCTCGCCGGCAAGGTCGTTGCCTTGCACGATGCCTGTCCGCATCGGAAATTGCCGCTGTCCATGGGCCGCCTGCTGGACGATACCGTAGAGTGCGGGTATCACGGCCTGACCTTTGACTGTAGCGGAAATTGCGTCCGGGCGCCCGGCCTGGTGCACGCGCCGCAACGGGCGGTGGTGCGCAGTTATCCCACAGTCGAGCGCTATGGCCTGGTATGGATCTGGATGGGCGAGCCGGCACAGGCCGATCCCGGCACCATCATGCAGGTGGAACACTGGGGCGATCCTGCATGGGGCCTTAATCGTGGCGACGGCATGACAGTCAAATGCAATTATCTGTACCTGACCGACAACCTGCTGGATCCATCACATGTTTCGTGGGTGCATCAATCTTCCTTTGGCAGCCCCGACCTGGTGGGCTTACCGCTCAAGACGCAAGTGTCCGAAGACGGCGTGACGGTGTCCAGATGGATGCGCGATGTGGAGGTGGCGCCGTTTTATGCCAAGTTCGTCAAGTTCAGTGGTCGCTGCGATCGCAAGCAACATTACGAAATGCGGGTGCCGGCGCACGCACTGATCAAGGCCATTTTTACTCCCGCCGGTACGGGCAGCGATCACGAGCCCTATCATCCCGACGTCTTCCTGATGGACTCGTATAACTTCCTCACGCCAGTGGACGCGACGACAACGCGCTACTTCTGGTTCCAGATGCGTAATTTCAGCCCTGACGACGAAAGCGTGTCGCAGCAGTTCGCCGAGGACGTGCGGCATGCGTTCCAGGAAGATCGGGTCATTCTGGAGGCTGTGCAGGCGGGCATGGACAAGAGCCCATCCACCATGCATCTGCCGCTGGACTCGGGACCATTGAAGTTCCGACAGAAAATCAAGGCGAGGATCGTGGCAGAGCAAGAGCAACACCAGGCTGCCTGA
- a CDS encoding DUF3008 family protein — protein sequence MPAKSQAQQKAAGAALSAKRGETKVSDLKGASKSMYESMSQKELDELASTKRKGKPEHKSKS from the coding sequence ATGCCAGCCAAATCTCAAGCACAGCAGAAAGCCGCCGGTGCCGCCTTGTCCGCCAAACGGGGCGAGACCAAGGTCAGCGACCTTAAGGGCGCATCCAAGTCGATGTATGAATCGATGAGCCAGAAAGAACTGGACGAGCTGGCGTCCACCAAGCGCAAAGGCAAGCCGGAACACAAGTCGAAGTCATAA
- a CDS encoding IclR family transcriptional regulator, which yields MTTTDRDHADAADPVPSTKGVRYAAPALEKGLDILEALSDTAEGYTLNQLSQTLGRNVNEIFRMVVTLERRGYIQVDQNDRYTLTLQLFRLAHRQPPLKSLTAAALPMLHELAERSRQSCHLSIFQNGRVVIIAQVESPERWTFGLKLGVVMGLTDTSSGHVLLAYQDEVERTRMLSGHIRVEGELPMDPGQLFALLTEVRKKGYASMPSIQIQGITNIAFPVRGAGGHVVAAINIPHIARIDGTPRPGIEQIKVIMTDVCARLSRRLGYDPDASPVA from the coding sequence ATGACGACGACGGATAGGGATCACGCGGACGCCGCCGACCCAGTGCCGAGCACGAAAGGTGTGCGATATGCGGCACCAGCGCTGGAGAAGGGGCTGGATATTCTGGAGGCATTGAGCGACACCGCCGAAGGCTATACGCTAAACCAGCTCAGCCAGACGCTGGGCCGCAACGTCAACGAAATCTTTCGTATGGTCGTAACGCTGGAGCGTCGCGGCTATATCCAGGTGGACCAGAACGACCGCTACACCCTCACCTTGCAGTTATTCAGATTGGCGCATCGTCAACCGCCGCTAAAGTCCCTGACCGCTGCGGCCTTGCCCATGCTGCATGAGCTGGCGGAACGCAGCCGTCAATCTTGTCATTTGTCTATTTTTCAGAACGGTCGCGTCGTTATCATCGCGCAGGTAGAAAGCCCCGAGCGCTGGACTTTCGGCTTGAAGCTGGGCGTGGTGATGGGATTGACGGATACCTCGTCCGGTCATGTGCTGCTGGCTTATCAGGACGAAGTCGAGCGTACGCGCATGTTAAGCGGGCATATCCGGGTGGAAGGCGAATTGCCCATGGACCCTGGCCAATTGTTTGCGTTGCTGACCGAAGTGCGCAAGAAGGGCTATGCGTCCATGCCCAGCATACAAATACAAGGCATTACGAATATTGCCTTCCCTGTGCGCGGCGCGGGGGGGCATGTGGTAGCCGCCATCAATATCCCGCACATTGCGCGGATAGACGGCACGCCTCGCCCGGGCATCGAACAGATCAAGGTCATCATGACGGACGTCTGCGCGCGGCTTTCACGACGGCTGGGCTACGACCCGGATGCGTCGCCCGTGGCTTAG
- a CDS encoding TRAP transporter large permease subunit → MTILIFVGVLLGFMAFGVPIAFALLLSAIALMFHLSFFDTQILAQNMLTGADSFALMAVPLFMLAGEVMNAGGMSRRMVHLATTFVGHIHGGLGYVAIMASILLAALSGSAVADAAALAAMLVPMLRSRGYDINKATGLIAAGGIVAPIIPPSISFIIFGVAANVSITKLFIAGIVPGLLMGLVLVLTWFLVSRSSTTMQSSVKEPWPIRAKAMRDSAWALFLPVIIIGGLRGGIFTPTEAAAVAAVYALFVSMVIYKEITFKSLFPLLVNAAMTTAVVMFLVAAALVTSYMITLADLPRALIEMLGPLIDSPTMLMFMIVILLTLIGTAMDLTPTILILAPVLMPVIKKAGIDPTYFGVIFIMVGCTGLLTPPVGTVLNVVCSVAKIRMEDIIKGVWPYVLAYTGLICALVIFPEIVLAPLRWFY, encoded by the coding sequence ATGACTATATTGATCTTCGTTGGCGTTCTGCTTGGCTTCATGGCTTTCGGCGTGCCAATTGCCTTTGCCCTGCTGCTCAGCGCCATCGCGCTGATGTTCCACCTGTCGTTCTTCGACACGCAGATACTCGCGCAGAACATGTTGACCGGGGCCGACAGCTTCGCCCTGATGGCCGTGCCCCTGTTCATGCTGGCGGGCGAAGTCATGAATGCAGGCGGAATGTCCCGGCGGATGGTGCACCTGGCCACCACCTTCGTCGGGCATATCCATGGCGGCCTGGGCTATGTTGCCATTATGGCCAGCATCTTGCTTGCCGCCTTGTCCGGCTCGGCCGTTGCCGATGCGGCGGCCCTGGCGGCGATGCTGGTTCCCATGTTGCGTAGTCGCGGCTATGACATCAATAAGGCCACGGGGTTGATCGCCGCGGGCGGCATTGTTGCCCCGATTATCCCGCCTTCCATTTCTTTCATTATTTTTGGTGTCGCGGCCAACGTTTCGATCACGAAATTATTCATCGCCGGCATCGTCCCCGGGTTGCTAATGGGTTTGGTGCTGGTCCTGACCTGGTTTCTTGTGTCCAGAAGCTCGACCACCATGCAGTCCTCGGTCAAAGAGCCCTGGCCCATACGAGCCAAGGCTATGCGTGATTCCGCTTGGGCACTGTTCCTGCCGGTCATAATCATCGGCGGCCTGCGCGGAGGCATCTTCACGCCGACTGAAGCAGCGGCGGTCGCGGCCGTGTATGCGTTGTTCGTCAGCATGGTGATCTACAAAGAGATCACTTTCAAGAGCTTGTTCCCTCTCTTGGTGAACGCGGCCATGACTACCGCCGTAGTGATGTTCCTGGTAGCGGCGGCGCTCGTAACGTCCTATATGATTACCTTGGCGGATCTGCCCCGCGCCCTGATCGAGATGCTGGGCCCCTTGATCGACTCGCCCACGATGCTGATGTTCATGATCGTTATCTTGCTGACCCTGATAGGTACGGCAATGGATCTGACACCAACCATTCTTATTCTGGCGCCGGTGCTGATGCCGGTAATCAAGAAGGCCGGTATCGATCCGACCTATTTCGGAGTGATCTTCATCATGGTGGGTTGCACGGGGCTGTTGACGCCGCCGGTAGGCACTGTGCTGAACGTAGTGTGTAGCGTGGCCAAAATCAGGATGGAAGACATCATCAAGGGTGTGTGGCCATATGTTCTGGCGTATACGGGTCTGATTTGCGCCTTGGTGATCTTTCCGGAGATCGTTTTGGCTCCGCTGCGCTGGTTTTATTAA
- a CDS encoding SDR family oxidoreductase, giving the protein MEGRLAGKTAVITAAGQGIGRATAERFLAEGATVIATDLNESALAGLAGATTRRLDVTRQNDVIALAQEVGPVDILFNCAGYVHDGTVLDCDLDAWNFSFNLNVHAMYYTIRAFLPGMLDKQGGSIINMSSAASSIKGVPNRFVYSTTKAAVIGLTKSVAADFVNRGIRCNAICPGTIESPSLQERIGLQAQKYGKTQQEIQAAFVARQPVGRLGKPEEIAALAAYLASDEAAFTTGTTQIIDGGWSI; this is encoded by the coding sequence ATGGAAGGACGTTTAGCAGGCAAAACCGCCGTCATCACGGCCGCAGGCCAAGGCATAGGCCGAGCAACAGCAGAAAGATTTCTTGCCGAGGGTGCCACGGTAATCGCCACCGACCTCAATGAGTCGGCGCTTGCCGGCCTGGCTGGCGCAACGACCCGCCGCCTGGACGTCACCCGGCAAAACGATGTCATCGCGCTGGCACAAGAGGTCGGCCCCGTCGACATTCTGTTCAACTGTGCCGGCTATGTGCACGACGGCACCGTGCTGGACTGCGATCTGGATGCCTGGAATTTCTCGTTCAACCTGAATGTGCATGCCATGTATTACACGATACGGGCTTTCCTGCCGGGCATGCTCGATAAGCAGGGCGGCTCCATCATCAACATGTCGTCGGCCGCGTCTAGCATCAAAGGCGTGCCCAACCGGTTCGTGTATTCCACGACCAAGGCCGCCGTGATCGGCTTGACCAAATCCGTAGCCGCCGACTTCGTGAACCGCGGTATACGCTGCAATGCCATTTGTCCGGGCACGATCGAGTCGCCCTCACTGCAAGAGCGCATTGGATTGCAGGCACAAAAATACGGTAAGACACAACAGGAAATACAGGCCGCTTTTGTGGCGCGCCAGCCGGTCGGCCGGCTGGGCAAACCTGAAGAAATCGCTGCGCTGGCCGCCTACCTGGCGTCCGACGAGGCAGCCTTCACCACAGGCACGACACAAATCATCGACGGTGGCTGGTCCATCTAG
- a CDS encoding fumarylacetoacetate hydrolase family protein, which yields MKLLRYGKPGSEKPGCIDAQGQVRDLSGKVSDIDSRTLAPDQLRALQGIDIETLPIVAQPGRIATPYAGLGKFICVGLNYSDHAAETGAQVPDEPILFNKWSQPTGANDPVVLPRNSVKSDWEVELGVVIGTKARYVSEADALAHVAGYCVVNDVSEREYQMERGGTWDKGKGCDTFGPIGPWLVTADEVGDPQNLSMWLDVNGKRFQNGSTKTMIFSVAHLVHYISQFTTLYPGDLISTGTPPGVGLGQKPPVFLKDGDVMRLGIQGLGEQEQKVHAWNASLLD from the coding sequence ATGAAACTACTACGTTATGGCAAACCGGGAAGCGAGAAGCCCGGCTGCATCGATGCACAAGGGCAGGTTCGCGACCTTTCCGGCAAAGTATCGGATATCGACAGCCGCACATTGGCACCTGACCAACTGCGCGCACTGCAGGGCATCGATATCGAGACCTTGCCCATCGTGGCGCAACCCGGTCGTATCGCCACTCCTTATGCCGGCCTGGGCAAGTTCATCTGCGTAGGGCTCAACTACAGCGATCATGCCGCCGAAACCGGTGCACAAGTACCCGACGAGCCTATTCTGTTCAACAAGTGGTCGCAACCGACCGGCGCCAACGACCCCGTGGTCCTGCCGCGCAACTCGGTCAAGTCCGATTGGGAAGTCGAGCTTGGCGTGGTCATTGGCACCAAGGCGCGCTATGTGTCCGAAGCCGACGCGCTGGCTCATGTAGCCGGCTACTGCGTGGTCAACGACGTGTCCGAGCGCGAATACCAGATGGAACGCGGCGGCACCTGGGACAAAGGTAAAGGCTGCGACACCTTCGGCCCCATCGGCCCCTGGCTGGTCACTGCCGACGAAGTCGGCGACCCGCAGAATTTGTCCATGTGGCTGGACGTCAATGGCAAGCGCTTCCAGAACGGCAGCACCAAGACCATGATCTTCAGCGTGGCTCATTTGGTCCATTACATCAGCCAGTTCACCACCCTGTATCCCGGCGACCTGATATCCACCGGTACACCACCCGGCGTTGGCTTGGGCCAGAAGCCTCCAGTGTTTCTGAAGGATGGTGACGTCATGCGACTGGGCATACAAGGGCTGGGCGAGCAGGAACAGAAAGTTCACGCCTGGAACGCCAGCCTGCTGGACTGA